From the genome of Planctomycetota bacterium:
GCGGTAGTGGCCGGTTTCGAAGAAGGGGTTTTTGTCGGCGAGGATGGCGATCAGCGGACCGCCTTCGAGACTGGCTTTGTTGCGGGAATACTGATTCTGAAAGCTGAAGCTGGCGGAGGCGAACGTGGGCCAGTCGCGGGCGTCAGTGGGCAGCGACTCGGGCGCTTCGGGATTCTCTGAGCAACTGAGCAATTTGAGCGTGACATATCCGTCGCGCACCGCCACGAACAGATGCGCCGAGTTCGACAGCGCATTGCCCTGTTCATCGAACTGGTTGGTCAGCCACCAAGGCGACCCGAGCCGCGACTTCGTGGCCGGCATCGACCCGCGATTGTCGGCGGCGTAGCTGATGAGCCCCATGCCCGCCCCGGCGAGATTCGCCTGACAGGCGACCTGCCGCGCGGTCGATCGGACGCTCGACAGCATGGGCCAAAGCAGCGACACGCCGATGAGGAACATCGCGGCGGTGGCGACGAGTTCGCGCATGTCCACGCGCAGCGGACCGAACCCGCCGCCGGACCCGGTCAGATGATCGATCTGCTGCGAGAGGGCTTCCTGGCGGCGAGTGGACTCGATAAGCTCGAGCGTTCGCGGAACGAGCAGGTCGCCGGTCGAAGGGGTGGGCAGATGGTCGAGCAGGCCGAGCAGTTCCATGATCCGGTGCGCCCGATCGTGATGAATTTCGTCGAGGGCGCCGAGATCGAAGCCGCTGTCGATGAGCGCGTCGAGGACGGTCTGGTCCTGTGGACTGAGCGTGTCAGAGTATGGAAGGTCCGTCATGGCCGAAAATCCGATCGTTGGGCACAACACCAAAAAGTGTTACGACGTTTGTTCTTCCCGATGCTCCTGCTGCCAGGTCTTAGCAAACGTCGCGACTGCCGTATGCAGGCGGCTCTTGACGGTTCCGAGCGGGATCGACAAGGCGTCTGCGATTTCGTTGTACGACAGTTTCTGGAAATACGAGAGAAGCAAAATTTCCCTCAGATGCTCAGGCATCCGAGCAATAGTACGCTGCACCTGCTGCTGGAGTTCGCCCGCCTGAAGATTTTCATCGGGCATGGGCAGGTCGGATTTGAGCAGGTCCACGAAGCTGCCCGCTTCGCCGTCGCTGCTCATCGGGGCGTCGAGCGGCGCGGCCGGCCGGCGACCCTTTTTCCGCATGTAATCGCGGGCTTTATTGGCCGCGATCGTAAAGAGCCACGGCTTGAACCGCCGCTCCGGATCGAACGACTCGGCGGACAGGTGCACCTGCAGGAAGGATTCCTGAAAAATGTCCTCCGCCGCGGATCGATCGCCCATGAACCGCGCCAGAAAATGGAACAATTCGTTGCGGTAGCGCTCGATGAGCACCTCGAAAACCTCGTGCTGACCGCGCTGGTACAGCTCGATGAGCTGCTCATCCGTCATATCCTGCGGATCTTGCGTGTTTTTGGTCGAAGCGGAACGGCTCATGCGGATCCTGGTTTGGTTCAGGCCGCTGATTATACGACCATGCGCGCGTGCCACAACGCCGGCCATACCGCCACCAAGATGTCCAGTTCTCGTACCCATCTCGCTGATCCTTCATACGCTTGGATGCCCGGTCCGGTTCGAATGTTTCACCCGCAAGTTCCCATCCCTCGTTTTTGACCCAAAATTTGCATTTTGTTTGCAACATTTCGATTGACGCCTCGAACGGCGGTTCGGTACACTCCGGTAGTCATTTTCGCCGAGGTATCGCTGTGGATTCCGGGATCCCTCGTGATTGTGATCGGTCTTGAACGACGCCCGCCGGGCGCGCGTGGAGGTCTGTCGTGATGCGTAAGTGCCTCATGAGCGACTTGCTGATGTCGCTGCTATTGATCATCGGGGCCATGCCTGCCGGGGCGCAGACCAACGATACATGGAAGGCGGACGCCGGCGGCGACTGGTCCGATCTGGCCAACTGGCTCAACGGCATGCCGCCCAACGACGGCGGCGTCGCCACGTTTCCCGATGTGCTCAGCAACATCGCCAACATCAACCTCGACATCCCCGTCGAACTGTCCGGCCTCGTCTTCGACAGCGCCTACACCATCAACCTCAATCCCACGACCGGATCGCTGACGTTCGCGAACGGCGTCGACACCGCCACGATCGACAACACGCATGGCGCACACGCGCTCGGTGCGTTCACACTCAACTCCAACCTCGCCATCAACAACACCAGCGAAACGCTCACGTTCGGCGGCGTCATCTCCGGGCCCGGGGGCCTG
Proteins encoded in this window:
- a CDS encoding sigma-70 family RNA polymerase sigma factor, which produces MGTRTGHLGGGMAGVVARAHGRIISGLNQTRIRMSRSASTKNTQDPQDMTDEQLIELYQRGQHEVFEVLIERYRNELFHFLARFMGDRSAAEDIFQESFLQVHLSAESFDPERRFKPWLFTIAANKARDYMRKKGRRPAAPLDAPMSSDGEAGSFVDLLKSDLPMPDENLQAGELQQQVQRTIARMPEHLREILLLSYFQKLSYNEIADALSIPLGTVKSRLHTAVATFAKTWQQEHREEQTS